GATCTGATTCCTCATTCCTTCACAGGGATGGCATCTAGGAATGAGCTCTTTGTCCACAGATTACCGACAGCACTTTAGCTGCACAACACAGGAGGACCCACTTGACATCCAGAGAAAACAGCTACGCGTGTGTTAACTGGATTTGGCAGACAGATCAAAGCTCAGaataacagagagaaagataCAACAGGCAGCCTTGCCTGACCCTTGACTGTCTGGATGAGGTATTCTGGCTGCTGAGGAAAAGAGTGGGAGGTTTATGATGGAGTGGGCGCTAACAGCAGCCCCATTTTGTAGCATACGGCCCGTAAAAGATGGGCCGACTGCAGTTAATGCAATATTTACACCCCTGAATGAAATATTGAGTGTTGCTCTCTGTGGCATTAGTGGGAGAATAAGGCTTTGAGAGAACGCAGCTCGTCTAATGAGATGAAGGTTAGTTTCAAGATAATGTAGGCAGCAGGAAGCATTTGAGGACTCACCCACATGTCTGTATCCTTTTTGCAGTTTTGGAAAGGCAGATTTTGGTTGTTTATTTTTGCCTTTAGTTAAAAAGTGACACTCAAATGCAGTGCCATTAGTTCTAGTTTGCTCAGTGACTTTGATGTCCTGTGTTTGACGAAGGGGCTGCAGGCTGAGAGTCGAAACATTATTAAGAGGTTTTTGGATACGCACCcgtcctctttcttcctcccttccttctcAGTTCTTTATCATGCTCCATCTCCTTCATTGCCCTCCAGATGAACTGTCTGAACTGCATAgcgtctctctcttcctgttttcatctctctgtctcccaaaATTCTAGTTCAAGTAGGATTTACTGCCAGGACGAAAAAACTATGGTATATGTGGTAAAAGTTGTACACATGTAATATTGAACACCGATGCACTGTGTCCATACTGCTCTCTTCCTTTGAGGTTCTGGCCAGCTGTGacacatttagcagctaatCACTTACTTTTCATGTAAACCAAATATTGTTGATAACCTTTAGTTATTTAGTACATTTTATGGTTTGGGCTTAATTACCCTGGAAGGCCATTCATCACTAATGTAACTGTGTATAGGCAGCACAGAAATTTAAGCTGAAAtcaggagtgtttttgtgtttggcaGCGCATTTCATGGTTTACGTGAATTATGAGGGTTCTGTGGTTTCATTTATGCAAATCAGTGACTGCATAAtttgctttgtgtgtctctctacACCAACACCAATGAATACAGTAAGTGACGGGACTGCTTCTTTGCAGGTGTGTATGGAGTTGCAGAGGTTTGAGAAGCTAATGGAGTATTTCAAGAATGAGGACAACAACATTGACttcatggtacacacacacgcacacacacacacacacacacacacaacactacTAATGAGTTATTGATCGGACTGCAATCCCTTGAAAATCCTACATCACCAGGCAAACTACAGACGGCTCATGTAGCTTTTTGAGCTAAAGAAGCTCTGAGTTGCTTTCAAGCACTAAGAGGCAGCAATTAGGACTAACTGTAATCACTGTGTTAGGCaggtgcagagctgcagaggtcCAGATGTGATGAAATATAGCATGAATTATAGTTTTCAGCTGGATGGAACAATAGATATTCAGAGGCACATCTTTACGTATCTGCATATTTGTCCAAACTCAAAAATAACTCTAAGAAATcaattttgcttttattttgactaCAAACACTCAGTTTTTGCATGAGCTCTCCAATTTCTCTCATCCCAGCACAAACTACAGATATGTAGTGCAGTAAATCACAGCAGGGAACCCTTGCCAAGTCTGTCATATCCAAGTCTGTCTGAGAAGTGCAAATTAGCCTGGCAGATAAGACACGATGAACAAAGTGCCAACTTAGACATGATTTTATCCAGTGTGTGGATCCAAAGTGGATCTAAACGTCTTAATTCATGTGTGGCAAATAACTGCATGTGAGCGAAAACCAGCAGATGCTGTGTTTGAATAGGCCTTCAATAGCCTTTCAATCGGACTTCTGTCACAAGTCCTCTCACAGTGCTGCGGTCGGCCGTCATCTGACAGCGACACTAAAGCGAACAGACCGCCATGTCGCACTGAGACAACAGAGCCTCTTACCGGAAGTTCATTAAGCCAGTGTCGGTGTGAGGAGaaatgtgggtgtgtgcattAGACACTGTGAGGAGATCCCCCTTGATCTGTTTATTCAGGCTTCCACAAGGCAGCCGATGGAGTTAAACTgaactgattttgtttttcaaatccctTTTATCTGCCAGATAAGCTACTCCACCAGCCAAGCAAGCACAATAATGaggatatatacacacaatttCCAGTGGAAGCCATATTAAAAGAATGGATGTGATAATGAACATAAAGCCATTttgtaaatgtacaaaaaccCCAAATCTGTTGTAAATTTGTCTGTTAACACATTTGTACCTTGCATTGTTAGCAGTTTGTTTGGATCTCATGGCcatgtcatttctttttacaaatTACACAATAGagtacattatatatatatatatataaacatccAGAACTGTTAATATCTCATCAAATCCTCATTCAAtaactgtatttttaatttattcctGTCTTTATTCCCTAGGTGGCCTGCATGCAGTTTATCAACATAGTCGTGCACTCAGTGGAGGACATGAACTTCAGAGTTCACCTACAGTACGACTTCACCAAGCTGTGTCTGGACGACTACTTAGACGTGAGTTGAGACATAATGGTGCAGGAAAAATGGACGTACAAACCAAACGCTCTTAAAATTCAGCTCGGTCTAGAGCAAAGGTTGTCATTACAGCACCCCTGAGACAGCAACCACAGAAAGTCAGTCAATACGGGTTTTTCCATTACTTCAGAAAAAAATTAGTCAGTTCTGTAAATCCTTGTCCTGCCTCGCTGAATAGGTGAGATCAACGCTGGCCTCGGACTATGAGACGTAGAAATAAATATCTCCCCCCACTCATTACCCAACTGCCTTGTTCTTATGATCACGATAATCTCTTTTTTGTGTGCATGATTTCCAGAAACTGAAGCATACAGAGAGCGACAAGCTGCAGGTTCAGATCCAGGCCTACTTGGATAATGTGTTTGACGTGGGAGCCCTTCTGGAGGATGCGGAGACCAAAAACGCTGCCCTGGAGCgcgtggaggagctggaggagaataTGTCACATGTGAGAACCTTCGAGTGCTAATGTTAACTCTCTATAAAGTCCACAAAACTGACACCTCAGTTTCATTGCTCTGCTCCTGTGAAAGGCTACTATTAATGTCCAGCATGTCACAATGTTGATGGCACAGCGAATTGATGGGGTGCATGGCAGTCTGTTTGAAGCTTGTCACTTGCTTGTCATCACTCAGTGCCCTCTCAGGGTGGGATTTACTATGATCTCATGCCTTCCTTTAACTCCCAGCCACCACTAAAAGACTGTGAGGGCTCATTGTATATGACCACACAGGTTTTGTAAAGTTCACAACATAAGTCCTCACAATCTGTTTTAAtccataaaaataaacattttagaTTTGTTCTAGATCTCTTTGTTGACATATTGAGTTGCATGTCGTCATCCAATGACTTCACGCCATCGTGTGACCTTATCGCTATTACAGAtgacagagaagctgcaggacATGGAGAACGAGGCCATGTCAAAGATCGTGGAGCTGGAGAAGCAGCTGATGCAAAGGAACAAGGAGCTTGAAGCCATCAGGGTGAGACTCACACTCTGAACATTCATACTCGTAGTACCTGCTAAATACAAACAGAAGATTCCCTCAACTGTTAAAATTAACTCAGGCCTTGGTGGTATAAGAATGTACTCATGCATTCACATAAGAATCAAAGCATTTGATGGAAAAAAGAAGGATATTCACATCACCATGTTTACAGCAGTATCATAAAGTAGTCTGTATACAGTATAAATTATCCATGAAACCCATTTTTGGAATAGTGTATCATTTGTCTGTTCCTGTTCTTAAAGTCAGCAGAACATTAGAtcatttttctgctgctaaactttgCTAATCTCCAAGATTTCTCTTAAATTTCTAACAAATCTTAATTacatctgtctgtccctctccaACACAGGAAGTCTATAAAGACACCAGCTCGCAGGTACACACACTGCGGCAGACACTGAAGGAGAAGGACGAGGCCATCCAGCGACAGAGTAAGCTGGAGAAGAAGATCCACGAGCTGGAGAAACAAGGCACCATCAAGATTCACAAGAAAGGCGACGGAGACATCTCCATCCTGCCCTCAGCACTCCCCGGAGTGGAGGGCTTGTCGGGTTCCGTGATGGGAGGAAACGGTGCAGCCGTCAGTCCAAACCACGTGGGAGTCGTAGCGGGCACACCCGCTCCACCAccgccacctcctccaccccctcctctgccAGTGAACGGCACACGTAGGTTTAATACTTCCTGATCTGTTGTAGTTTAGCATGAAGTAGTTAATTCAAACAATTCAAAACTGAATCTTTGTTACAATAACTCTTCAACTGCTAAATGATGTACACATATGGAGCTCGGTACACGAGGTTTGCCACCTCCTCTATTTTTGtttacccctctctctcttttctctctcccagtgCCAAACGGACCATCATCGGTcattcctgcagcagcagcagctcccccacctccaccgcctccccctccgcctcctccacctcccccaggGCCACCCTCAGAGATCTCAGCACCTCtgcctcctccgcctcctcctttAGCCCCACCGCTTCCCGGCTGTGGGACGCCCACTGTCATCATGAACTCCGGGTTAGCAGGTAAGGTCAtctaaagacaaaaaatacatgCATTGATGCATTTTATGAGTAATGTGATACTTGATTAAAAATGATCTTGTGACGGgaatagcagtttatttatgtttaataataatgtgcAGGGTTTTTGACCTCCTCTACTACTGTATAGATATTAAAATGGTTCTTTTTCTACATAAATTAAGACATTAGGGTATCAATTTCCACAGCAAATGCATCGTTAAGAGCTGCAACATCAGATAATAATGCTGCCAGTTGCTCCTGCTACAGCTTTGCTTGCTTTGTCAGAGCTATAAGCTATTCAGCTACTTTCCTCCACTGCAGTCTTTTAATGGTAATGTCACCTTAACACTTACTGCAGCTACTCCACAGTAAACGATTAGTGAAGGCACAGGTTTAGGTCAACAGGTGCTGCTGGaaggcttttactgtgaagcagcagcatgtGCGTGATATACAGTGTTGAGTGTAGCCATTTGCCACTGATTGGCTAGTTAGTTGATAAAGTCAGTCtaaatctgtatttttatgGTTTTCAAAGGTTTATTGATTGGTGGACCAACAGTATTGTGTTAAATGTCAATTGGATagatgaattattattataatctaATGTTACCCATCAAATTTATTGTGATTATGAGTGTTGATATGTAACAAGGCCAGACCCTCTTGTTACTCTCTGAATCAGACTATTGTGTAACCAGACCTGTGTTGTACTGTATTTAGATGTGGGTTCATATTCCTGTCTATGTATGCATGTGCAAGCTTACAGAGTGAAGTAACAGCCTGAGAAAATACAGTGATGCCAGTTTTTTTGGTTACACCAGTCAGTACTTTGGAAAACCTCTTTaagtttcctgtgtgttttggatGTGCATGTGTAAGCTTGCTCACTAACTCTGCCAATTTCTTAATGATTTATCTTTgaattgtttctttttctgccaaCCAGAGGGACCCATCAAACTTTTCTGTAGGTTCTGCTTGtcatgtttggtgttttgtcCCCCCCACTGTCCCCTTCTTTTATTGCATGTTTTGAAAATGGTATTTTCAGTCTCTGGACCCAGTagaaaacacaccaaaacaagtagaaatagaaataattcaCAATTGTTTTAATGATTCGCAaacattttttctcttcttatttCTCTTTGCGACTTCTAATTAACACGAGTTAAGTCACATATACAACCACATATTCCAAAAGCACGTGGACTGACTGGATGaatttcattttgctgtttttcctctcagaatttaaacaaagaaaataccAAATTTCAAAATTCTGCATGGTTTATCTTCTGTCCTTGCTGTAGTTccgtttttgtttgtgtgtgtttgtatgactGAAGTATTGCCACACCTTATAGTGTGGCTTGCATGCTGAGACACATTGACCTGCCGTGGCACACAGATGGTAGAAAGTGATAGGCATTATGCAGAGCTGGAATGCTGTTTACCTTTCCCATGACAGCCTTATCTTTCTGTCCCTGCTGACACCTTATCTGTGTGGCAAAGCAAGGCGCCACCTCAATGTTCAGCTTCAATGAATCAGCCCAGGTGGCTGCAAATAGTCAGAATCTGGTCGATGAATAGTCTGTCACAGGTGTAGGCCTGAAATCCTCATTGTATCCACCATATATAACAGAGAGAGTTCACTCTGCTTGAATTATGATCAAGTGATCTTTTTGTTTAGCTTAAAGGGAGGGCACAAAAGTCATCAACTTGAAGTAGGGATTACTTGTTTTTAGAGATTAAACAGTTGTGTGTGTCACCAGTCCCAGACACCTGTCTACCCTTTCACCTGCACGTGTGTGAATGtacatgttcatgtgtgtgctgtgatagTAGATGGGAACGCTGTGCTAACTCCTCGGTGTCCTGTGTAGCTGTTAAGATCAAGAAACCCATCAAGACAAAGTTCCGTATGCCCGTCTTCAACTGGGTGGCCCTGAAACCAAACCAGATAAACGGGACCGTCTTCAACGAGATTGACGACGAGAGGATCCTTGAGGTAAGAGTCTTCACTCAGTTAGCAAGCATTTAATCCATCTCTGGCTTCATTTTCATGATAACGGAACATTAACTgcttctttgttgttgtttttaaggaCCTGAACGTGGATGAGTTTGAGGAGATGTTCAAGACCAAAGCGCAGGGCCCGGCAATCGACCTGACCATGAGCAAGCAGAAGGTCATCCAGAAGGGGCCCAACAAGGTGACGCTACTGGACTCCAACAGGGCAAAGAACCTGGCCATCACGCTGAGGAAAGTGGGCAAGACCCCTGAGGAGATCTGCAAAGCCATTCAGATGTAAGTtgagaaaagaataaaaaaggcCCCAATCCCTGTGGTGTCTTTGCTTTCTCTGTGTACAGctattttttatgaattttgtcattttgttataCAGACAGTTGTTTAAGTATATTTTTTCAAGTGGTTTGTGCCGTGTACTTCGGGTGTCCAGTATATAATATACTTTGTGTGTCCCTAACCTCCCGTGACTCCTCGACTTTCAGCTTTGACCTCCGAACTCTGCCGGTGGACTTTGTGGAGTGTCTCATGCGCTTCCAGCCCACAGAGAATGAGATTAAAGTCCTGCGGCAGTTTGAGAAAGAGCGCAAGCCACTGGAGAGCCTGACAGACGAGGACCGCTTCATGATGCAGTTCAGTAAGATTGAGCGGCTCATGCAGAAGATGACCATCATGGCCTTCATCGGGAACTTCAGCGAGAGCGTGCAGATGCTCACACCGGTGAGAGCCAGGATCTGCTTTGTGGGGGACGCTATGTTTAGAGACTAACAAGCCAATTGGAGTCGGTCTACATTTGATGTTGCGACCGTAGAAAGTGACGACGCTGCACTGAATTCAACACGTCTCACGCCGAATGCTTTGTTTCCCCACAGCAACTTCATGCTGTCATCGCAGCATCTGTGTCCATCAAGTCATCACAGAAGCTAAAGAAAATCCTCGAGGTAACTGAATCATTTGTGTCAGGACGAAAAGTAATTTTGAAGGAATGCACGTGATCCTTTGTGACATTGCTGCTCCTCCTTGTTCATCAGATTATCTTGGCACTTGGGAACTACAtgaacagcagcaaaagagGAGCAGTGTACGGATTCAAGCTGCAAAGTTTAGACTTGGTAAGTTGCCTCCTTCTACCTTCAGAACCATCAACTTAGTCTTCAAGAATCTCTTGTTaagatttgtgttttctctttttactttCAACACAGCTACTTGATACCAAGTCGACGGACCGCAAGATAACGCTGTTGCACTACATAGCCAATGTGGTAAAGGAGAAATACGCCCAAGTTTCTCTCTTCTACAACGAGCTGCACTATGTggagaaagctgcagcaggTGAGTCCTACAGTTCCAGCGCGTTTGTTCGACTGCTGTGCCGCACATTCTTGCATCCTTTCCTTTTTACACTCGGGGCTTACTTGCGTACTCGTGATCACAGTGTCGTTGGACAACGTCCTGCTGGATGTGAGGGAGCTGCACAGAGGCATGGAGCTGACCAAAAGAGAGTACAGCATGCACGGCCACAACACCATGCTCAAAGACTTCATCGCACACAATGAGAGCAAGCTGAAGAAGCTGCAGGATGACGCCAAGATTGCACAGGTAACGCTTTGTAATCACTCTGGTGCCATGTTTTTGCAACTCTGTTGAAGGCGACAGGGTTTTGAATGAAGTCATTTTCTGTCCTCTAAATAAGTCGACTATGTGTTTTTGACAGGATGCCTTTGACGAGGCGGTTAAGTTCTTCGGGGAGAACGCCAAAACAGCGCCGCCCTCCGTCTTCTTCCCTGTGTTTGTGCGGTTTGTTAAGGCTTACAGGGTGAGTTGGTTATCATCACTTGAGTCAATTTATGTTTCTCGCAGCTCCCTCTGGACCCGCAAGAGGCTTCGCACAACTTTCATCCGCATATGCAGTAGTGCTCCgcaagacctgtaaacagatCAGTGGAGGTTCTTTTCAAGTCACAAAAGTGTCTGGGGAGGGTCAGTGTGGAGATACAAAGATTGCTCGTGGGCGTTGTGTgtatgacgtgtgtgtgtgtgtgtgtgctatagTAACACCAGAGGTATTGATGTctagctacacacacacaaagttctTTCCTCCATaccaaaattaatttaaaattgtaagagtttaacaaataaatgtaaacttTTTCAAAAGAATTATGTAACACATTACccgtaggaaaaaaaaacccatgatGCCATGTGTTACTACATTTCACATCGTCCTCTTGCACAGGTGTACGTTTGGCTCTTTGTGAATGAATAGTTCTATATTTTACTGAAAGCAGCAGTTTGATCAAGAGCTTTAAACGAACTGGGATTCAATCCAAGACTTTGCTGGAGGTGTTTGACTATTTGCAGCTCTTTGCCTCTCACAGGTGCTATGTGTCAACTCTGTTTAGTGCAatcctctttcttcctcactACTCCAAACCACGTTAAAGACTTAGATTACCACATTTCATGATACCGAAATAGGATCTCAGCAGGCACAGAACATGTGGTGAAACTGTcgaatgtttttaaaagagagTTTGGTATATCACAGCTCCCTCTATGGTAAAGCAGAATAAGTTAAGTAGTATATTTAACCAGCGTGTAACCGTGTTAACGTGACGTGTGTTTGTCATCTCTTCAGCAAGCAGAGGAAGACAACgagcacagaaagagacaggagcAGATGCTGATGGAGAAACTTCTAGAACAGGAGGCCATGATGGAGGAAGACCAGAAGGTAAGTCACCCTTGTTTCCCTCcacttcccctccctccttacacccccccccccccccccctcactttCTAGGGCAGTAGGCTACAGAAGATCACGACGACCAGGAGGTAAGCCGGTTCCGCTTCCTTCCCGTCTGCTTCATCCTCCCTTCCTCCAGACTCATGATCACAGGATTAGTCAAGCACCGGCTGCCTACGGGGCGTAGTTCTATCTGGTTCTGCAGTCTGACACCCTGCTGAGCCACATCACATCAACTCGGGATCAGCGGTTATACTGACTAAATGGTTCAATTAACTCACACGTGCACAGACCTACAGAATAAAGGGATGTGTGGAGCAAAGGCATGTTTGATTAAAAGAAACTGCAGGTGGGAGAGTCCTTTTAGTGATTGTACAGAGTTCATACGggtgctggaaatccttgaaagtgcttgaatttgtATTCAAGGTTTGAAAAGAGCTTGGATTTGGATTGAAACTGCATCAGAACAATAAATTGCTGACGGAACAAGATGACTTTTTAGATAAAGAAATACAGAGAGGGCCTAATTGATTTGAGTGCATTTAATTTACCACGACATAAGGTGCTGGAAAAGCTTTAAAACGCACCTTGAAAATCCTTAAAAATTGGTGTAAGAACCCTGAATATACTGTCGTCAGGACTGAGAGTCAGACTTATTAACagatgttttactgtgtgtgtgtgcgtgtgtgtgtccctctcaGTCTCCATCCAAGAACAAGCGGCAGCAGCAAGAGCTAATCCAGGAGCTCAGGAGGAAACAGGTGAAAGACAGCCGCCATGTCTACGAAGGCAAAGATGGAGCGATTGAGGACATCATCACGGGTAACGTCACCTGGGCCACGTTGAAGTCTtgccactgacacacacatatacatacatacacacacacacacacagggcgcTCTGCATGAAGGTCCTCTCCGGTGCTAAACATTCAGTCATTAACAAAGGGATTCCAAACCAACTAACACAATGACTGTGGCTCTTTCAAAATTCAGCTGTCAGATGTTTGAGAACCAAAGGTGTAACCGAATGAGTACAAACATGCACTGACAGTCCTGCTAATCCAGTGACGTTCAGCTCAAATGTGTCCGACGATCACTGCTGATCTTGTTCGCTTTGTCGTTGCTTTGTAACACCATCTGTGCGCAGAC
This region of Pempheris klunzingeri isolate RE-2024b chromosome 10, fPemKlu1.hap1, whole genome shotgun sequence genomic DNA includes:
- the fmnl2a gene encoding formin-like protein 2 isoform X2; translation: MGNAGSMDQHNDFRGHNMPLKLPMPEPGELEERFASVLNSMNLPPDKARLLRQYDNEKKWELICDQERFQVKNPPHTYLQKLRSYLDPAVTRKKFRRRVQESTQVLRELEISLRTNHIGWVREFLNEDNKGLDVLVEYLSFAQYAVTFDGDCVENNPEAGMDKSKPWSRSIEDLHGGSTLPSPITGNGITRATRHSTLRCNTLPSRRTLKNSRLVCKKDDVHVCIMCLRAIMNYQYGFNMVMSHPHAVNEIALSLNNKNPRTKALVLELLAAVCLVRGGHEIILSAFDNFKEVCMELQRFEKLMEYFKNEDNNIDFMVACMQFINIVVHSVEDMNFRVHLQYDFTKLCLDDYLDKLKHTESDKLQVQIQAYLDNVFDVGALLEDAETKNAALERVEELEENMSHMTEKLQDMENEAMSKIVELEKQLMQRNKELEAIREVYKDTSSQVHTLRQTLKEKDEAIQRQSKLEKKIHELEKQGTIKIHKKGDGDISILPSALPGVEGLSGSVMGGNGAAVSPNHVGVVAGTPAPPPPPPPPPPLPVNGTLPNGPSSVIPAAAAAPPPPPPPPPPPPPPPGPPSEISAPLPPPPPPLAPPLPGCGTPTVIMNSGLAAVKIKKPIKTKFRMPVFNWVALKPNQINGTVFNEIDDERILEDLNVDEFEEMFKTKAQGPAIDLTMSKQKVIQKGPNKVTLLDSNRAKNLAITLRKVGKTPEEICKAIQIFDLRTLPVDFVECLMRFQPTENEIKVLRQFEKERKPLESLTDEDRFMMQFSKIERLMQKMTIMAFIGNFSESVQMLTPQLHAVIAASVSIKSSQKLKKILEIILALGNYMNSSKRGAVYGFKLQSLDLLLDTKSTDRKITLLHYIANVVKEKYAQVSLFYNELHYVEKAAAVSLDNVLLDVRELHRGMELTKREYSMHGHNTMLKDFIAHNESKLKKLQDDAKIAQDAFDEAVKFFGENAKTAPPSVFFPVFVRFVKAYRQAEEDNEHRKRQEQMLMEKLLEQEAMMEEDQKSPSKNKRQQQELIQELRRKQVKDSRHVYEGKDGAIEDIITALKKNNITKFPNVYSRVRNSSSSTPVVVDVSQT
- the fmnl2a gene encoding formin-like protein 2 isoform X1 codes for the protein MGNAGSMDQHNDFRGHNMPLKLPMPEPGELEERFASVLNSMNLPPDKARLLRQYDNEKKWELICDQERFQVKNPPHTYLQKLRSYLDPAVTRKKFRRRVQESTQVLRELEISLRTNHIGWVREFLNEDNKGLDVLVEYLSFAQYAVTFDGDCVENNPEAGMDKSKPWSRSIEDLHGGSTLPSPITGNGITRATRHSTLRCNTLPSRRTLKNSRLVCKKDDVHVCIMCLRAIMNYQYGFNMVMSHPHAVNEIALSLNNKNPRTKALVLELLAAVCLVRGGHEIILSAFDNFKEVCMELQRFEKLMEYFKNEDNNIDFMVACMQFINIVVHSVEDMNFRVHLQYDFTKLCLDDYLDKLKHTESDKLQVQIQAYLDNVFDVGALLEDAETKNAALERVEELEENMSHMTEKLQDMENEAMSKIVELEKQLMQRNKELEAIREVYKDTSSQVHTLRQTLKEKDEAIQRQSKLEKKIHELEKQGTIKIHKKGDGDISILPSALPGVEGLSGSVMGGNGAAVSPNHVGVVAGTPAPPPPPPPPPPLPVNGTLPNGPSSVIPAAAAAPPPPPPPPPPPPPPPGPPSEISAPLPPPPPPLAPPLPGCGTPTVIMNSGLAAVKIKKPIKTKFRMPVFNWVALKPNQINGTVFNEIDDERILEDLNVDEFEEMFKTKAQGPAIDLTMSKQKVIQKGPNKVTLLDSNRAKNLAITLRKVGKTPEEICKAIQIFDLRTLPVDFVECLMRFQPTENEIKVLRQFEKERKPLESLTDEDRFMMQFSKIERLMQKMTIMAFIGNFSESVQMLTPQLHAVIAASVSIKSSQKLKKILEIILALGNYMNSSKRGAVYGFKLQSLDLLLDTKSTDRKITLLHYIANVVKEKYAQVSLFYNELHYVEKAAAVSLDNVLLDVRELHRGMELTKREYSMHGHNTMLKDFIAHNESKLKKLQDDAKIAQDAFDEAVKFFGENAKTAPPSVFFPVFVRFVKAYRQAEEDNEHRKRQEQMLMEKLLEQEAMMEEDQKSPSKNKRQQQELIQELRRKQVKDSRHVYEGKDGAIEDIITDLRNQPYRRADAVRRSVRRRFDDQNLRPANNGEVVM
- the fmnl2a gene encoding formin-like protein 2 isoform X3 is translated as MGNAGSMDQHNDFRGHNMPLKLPMPEPGELEERFASVLNSMNLPPDKARLLRQYDNEKKWELICDQERFQVKNPPHTYLQKLRSYLDPAVTRKKFRRRVQESTQVLRELEISLRTNHIGWVREFLNEDNKGLDVLVEYLSFAQYAVTFDGDCVENNPEAGMDKSKPWSRSIEDLHGGSTLPSPITGNGITRATRHSTLRCNTLPSRRTLKNSRLVCKKDDVHVCIMCLRAIMNYQYGFNMVMSHPHAVNEIALSLNNKNPRTKALVLELLAAVCLVRGGHEIILSAFDNFKEVCMELQRFEKLMEYFKNEDNNIDFMVACMQFINIVVHSVEDMNFRVHLQYDFTKLCLDDYLDKLKHTESDKLQVQIQAYLDNVFDVGALLEDAETKNAALERVEELEENMSHMTEKLQDMENEAMSKIVELEKQLMQRNKELEAIREVYKDTSSQVHTLRQTLKEKDEAIQRQSKLEKKIHELEKQGTIKIHKKGDGDISILPSALPGVEGLSGSVMGGNGAAVSPNHVGVVAGTPAPPPPPPPPPPLPVNGTLPNGPSSVIPAAAAAPPPPPPPPPPPPPPPGPPSEISAPLPPPPPPLAPPLPGCGTPTVIMNSGLAAVKIKKPIKTKFRMPVFNWVALKPNQINGTVFNEIDDERILEDLNVDEFEEMFKTKAQGPAIDLTMSKQKVIQKGPNKVTLLDSNRAKNLAITLRKVGKTPEEICKAIQIFDLRTLPVDFVECLMRFQPTENEIKVLRQFEKERKPLESLTDEDRFMMQFSKIERLMQKMTIMAFIGNFSESVQMLTPQLHAVIAASVSIKSSQKLKKILEIILALGNYMNSSKRGAVYGFKLQSLDLLLDTKSTDRKITLLHYIANVVKEKYAQVSLFYNELHYVEKAAAVSLDNVLLDVRELHRGMELTKREYSMHGHNTMLKDFIAHNESKLKKLQDDAKIAQDAFDEAVKFFGENAKTAPPSVFFPVFVRFVKAYRQAEEDNEHRKRQEQMLMEKLLEQEAMMEEDQKSPSKNKRQQQELIQELRRKQVKDSRHVYEGKDGAIEDIITVLKTVPFTARTAKRGSRFFCEPALNEEYHY